A portion of the Eretmochelys imbricata isolate rEreImb1 chromosome 27, rEreImb1.hap1, whole genome shotgun sequence genome contains these proteins:
- the TBX21 gene encoding T-box transcription factor TBX21: MGALDPASGASSPALTMLNGTQSQSFAKEPLDLQAPKEPGELKMGLQERFYFPDAPAPEGCPLSLPYSAPTVPGGFGVSSPATARAATGRFLSPALNSCAAYGPQPPPAAAQPGSHGFALPPGELYPGGGELYPSPAAGEGCYPGAVQHVFPRGPLYPVPGYQLSGKVQVMLNNYPLWAKFHKHQTEMIITKQGRRMFPFLSFNLSGLDPVAHYRVCVDIVLVDQHHWRYQGGKWVQCGKAEGNMPGNRLYLHPDSPNTGAHWMRQEVSFGKLKLTNNKGASNNITQMIVLQSLHKYQPRLHVTEVKEGEGDEAYPSSNTQTFIFPETQFIAVTAYQNADITQLKIDHNPFAKGFRDNFDSMYTTAEGDRVTPSPPDPTTCQQLLPGSRFPSFLQEQYPLPQSRFYNGEPLQPKEPPRWYFASQQPPAAPLDYGAYDGAYSGNKYMPFGVKAFPLPASPHAPLPYYQEPHPFGSPPAAWQPPAKPSPGALGWFRPVRDVRPPPGGEEKGKDAEGWAEPASVKSVDSSDSGLFEAECKRRRVSPYASSAESSPPARNGDLYDKEGGADPGYYGFYGN, translated from the exons atgggagccctggacccagcctCCGGAGCCAGCAGCCCCGCGCTCACCATGCTGAATGGGACCCAGAGCCAAAGTTTTGCCAAGGAGCCGCTGGATCTGCAGGCGCCCAAGGAGCCGGGCGAGCTGAAGATGGGCTTGCAGGAGCGGTTCTACTTCCCCGACGCCCCGGCTCCGGAGGGCTGCCCGCTGAGCCTGCCCTACAGCGCCCCGACGGTCCCCGGGGGCTTCGGGGTGAGCAGCCCGGCCACCGCCCGGGCGGCCACCGGCCGCTTCCTGAGCCCGGCCCTGAACAGCTGCGCCGCCTACGGACCCCAGCCGCCGCCCGCCGCCGCCCAGCCGGGCAGCCACGGCTTCGCGCTGCCTCCCGGCGAGCTCTACCCGGGCGGCGGCGAGCTCTACCCGAGCCCGGCGGCGGGGGAAGGCTGCTACCCGGGCGCGGTGCAGCACGTGTTCCCCCGGGGCCCGCTCTACCCGGTGCCGGGCTACCAGCTCTCCGGCAAGGTCCAGGTGATGCTCAACAACTACCCGCTCTGGGCCAAATTCCACAAGCACCAGACCGAGATGATCATCACCAAGCAGGGCAG GCGGATGTTCCCGTTTCTTAGCTTCAACCTCTCCGGGCTGGACCCCGTGGCTCACTACAGGGTCTGCGTGGACATCGTCCTGGTGGATCAGCACCACTGGAGGTACCAAGGCGGGAAGTGGGTCCAGTGCGGCAAGGCCGAGGGGAACATGCCAG GTAACCGGCTGTACCTCCACCCCGACTCGCCCAACACCGGGGCCCACTGGATGCGCCAGGAGGTCTCGTTTGGAAAACTCAAGCTCACCAATAACAAGGGGGCGTCCAATAACATCACACAG atGATCGTGCTGCAGTCCCTGCACAAGTACCAACCGCGGCTGCACGTGACGGAggtgaaggagggggaaggggacgaGGCCTACCCCTCCAGCAACACCCAGACCTTCATCTTCCCGGAGACGCAATTCATCGCCGTCACGGCCTACCAGAACGCCGAC ATCACTCAGCTGAAAATCGACCACAACCCCTTTGCCAAGGGCTTCCGGGACAACTTCGACTC gatGTACACGACGGCAGAGGGCGACCGCGTGACCCCGTCCCCGCCCGACCCCACCACTTGCCAGCAGCTCCTGCCCGGCAGCCGCTTCCCGTCCTTCCTGCAGGAGCAGTACCCGCTTCCCCAGAGCCGCTTCTACAATGGGGAGCCCCTGCAGCCCAAGGAGCCCCCCCGCTGGTACTTCGCCTCCCAgcagccccccgccgcccccctgGATTATGGCGCCTACGACGGCGCCTACAGCGGGAACAAGTACATGCCCTTCGGCGTGAAGGCCTTCCCCCTGCCGGCCTCGCCCCACGCCCCCCTGCCCTACTACCAGGAGCCCCACCCCTTCGGCTCGCCGCCCGCCGCCTGGCAGCCCCCCGCCAAGCCCAGCCCCGGGGCGCTCGGCTGGTTCCGGCCCGTGCGGGACGTCAGGCCCCCGCCCGGCGGCGAGGAGAAGGGGAAGGACGCGGAGGGCTGGGCCGAGCCGGCCTCGGTCAAGTCGGTGGACTCCTCGGACTCGGGCCTGTTCGAGGCGGAGTGCAAACGGCGCCGGGTGTCGCCCTACGCCTCCAGCGCCGAGAGCTCGCCCCCCGCCCGCAACGGGGACCTGTACGACAAGGAGGGGGGCGCCGACCCCGGCTACTACGGCTTCTACGGCAACtga